The sequence below is a genomic window from Silene latifolia isolate original U9 population chromosome 7, ASM4854445v1, whole genome shotgun sequence.
ATAATCACATACAATTACTAACTACCCCTCAATTAACCGATCTAGTATGCCCAATTACCAATTCCCCCAATTTTCCCAAATTAGAGTTTACTTAACTATAAGAATAGCAATAAATCAACAAGGATAAGACGCTTACTACTGCGGTTGACACAGAATAAGATGCTAAAACTCAAGATCTAACAACCTTCGCCTTGGAGATGATTAGAATGGTTAGAGAGGCAGTGTACGTAGTTTATGTTTGATAAAAGTGAATAAGAAAAGATTAGAAACTCGTAACATGCCTTTATATAATTCTCCaattattttaatcaaaaccgcggaaaatAAATGTAACTGAaccgggcactcggtcgagtacctgacatactcgaccgagtacgccatactcgaccgagtaccaacaaGCTCGGTTGAGTGCTAATACTCCAGAAGCCAAACTCCAATCACTCgatgacccactcggtcgagtatcccccactcgaccgagttccctatACTCAAAAACCtgtggtattatagtcttccctctttaaaaatgaatttcgtcctcgaagttcacaccCATACTACATAGCATGTACACATACCACTCCACCAACCAACACCACTCAACTCTCATCCTCCAACCTTATCACTAACTCACCCAACAACGCTTACCTCAACAACACAACTCATAACATAGCATCAACCATATAATAGCCCacctaactccataatactaCCAAATACCAACAACACCAGTGCCGCCAACTTTGCCTTAGTTCCATACCgctcactagcaaatccaatCCCAACACAATCCACGAAGCGAGATGTCACATTCTatcacccttaaaatgaacttcgtcctcgaagttaactcacactcataaacgtcaccaccaaaaccgtcaACACTATCACAACCATACTTATCTATAAACTTAATCGATAACCATACATATAAAATACATACTGCTACAAGCATAACCTTTACCTTTAATAATGTTAACCATAAGTCCATCCTTATTTTACACCAAGACTCAAAACTACCAAATACACTGCAACATGCATAGCCATCAAACTTTCTCTGTCGCATCCTTCCACTCTTAAGATAaacgttacgtcctcgtaacccaacAAGTACTATATCCTTAGCTATTTCTTTCCAATATCACCATCTCATGTCACCGATCACCGACTAGAACCTCGACACCGACAACCATTTCCATATCTAAGGCTCCCTTTGTCTAACAGTTCCATACCTCTAATCACTCCGCAGACCACCTAACATATACCACAAAATTCTCGGCATAACCACTACTtcaactcttcaacattaccgcatAACCACGTTCTTTCCTATTCACGCACGTATCCGCACAACATCACCCACGATCCATAAATTGCTACACACTCACTAGGTCCTCAAATTTCCCTTTTACTGCCGCCAAACtcgtccataacttaacatgatactaattcccaacactccATACTTAGTGCCCCGATAAATATTATGAACCACATGTAGCTTCCAGCTCAGTATACACATGCTCCCCCAAttacttgccacaactatgtcaacaacgcctcatctaaaacaaggtcGAAATTATTTCCACAATATCCCACAACTatatcccatcaacaaaatatcaaTTTTCTATGACAAAAACAACCACATGCATAACTCTCTTCCATATTATACTCTACTCTCACCCACAAGCCGAAAATCACAGGAAAAGACTAAACAAAATAACAATATATAAGCCCATAGTAGGCTGACATACACTTTCAGAAGTTCGTCTCACAAATATCCCGCCtgctccaccacaaccgatgacggattcacaacaccgccaccaacagccgcaccgcagcgcaaaAGTACCTGCATCGCAACACGGTGTATCGCGCCCGGATCGCAACCCGgaacacaacaaccacattacTAATAAACAGTGTCCATCAAagaggtcactcggtcgagtataagccactcggtcgagttttatAACTACTCGGTCGATGCTCACACTCCATAAGCTAACCTATATATCATATTAAACGAACTCGGTCGAATACcacgggtactcgatcgagtacgacccactcggtcgagtactccagctactcggtcgagtggccacatTTCAGAAGCTACTGTAAAATCATAAACtaccccactcggtcgagtacccgacGCAATTCTCAGCAGTGTcaagttttcgtaaaacggtcatatctccctcatttcttggtcattttgggcgtgcgACCTATCTTAAGAGAACAagttatcacctccaattggaatcagatCAATATCATTCCTAAAACTAGACTTATGACCATTTAAAGACAGCCCTTCCATAATCGgacttcatacaaatcaaattttcttaacaaaacaacttaaacattaCCAATGCAAACAATAGCATCTCAATACTTCTAAAACCGGTATATTAAGTGAGCTTTTATCATACCAAAACCTTTGCAGTAGTTCCAAACATTCCTACCcttgttcattttattagacaccctATCTTCAttttgtttattggttttagattccaaaatcgtcgctctgataccactttgtaacacccccatacaccaaggtgtcttaccaaggaccaccttagGATATcgaggtgctaccatctcggttgcccaaggtaaagtatatcaaatggACCATAATAGAACGTTTATTAAAAGTACAAACTGTTTAACCAAACTCAAactgaaaaccaaaccaaaactgtttacAACACTGAAAAGAAACCAACAGAAAAGCCAATGTTTAAGACaacagcggaagctagctaaAGAACATGTGATGACTCTGCCCCGTCCATATCCCGCGTGCTACATTCATATCCAATACCTGCAAAACCAACTGCTCACAGTCCTCTAATTGATCAccacggttttgaaaaaaataaCGGGGTCAGTCAATTGCATAATCAAAATTAGAATTACAATAATACACCTCAATAAACTGTAACCAACAATCCTCCAACTCCAAAtgtaaccagtaaccgactacaaaccaaagtgtgtaaccctgccaggttacccatcgcaacaggtaacccacaccGCTATTGGGGATCgcagccttaccacctaagccccgctcatcgcaacgagcgaacctaggtcattaatgtgcacattctcCTTGTGACGGGAAACACAAGGGGCAAACATGGGGTTAGAACCATCTCCCAAAAATGGTCTCACAACAACAACCGATCACATTACAATCTCAATCACAATGATAACAATACCAAACAATCAACCACAATCACATCTTATAATCAATTATACACccgactgagtagggaaactctaccttttcgcaatccaagcataCACAAGTAACCGCAGTAGAAATCCTCCATGAAACCGTCACCTACAAATAATAATCACATACAATTACTAACTACCCCTCAATTAACCGATCTAGTATACCCAATTACCAATTCCCCCAAttttcccaaattagggtttacttaaCTATAAGAATAGCAATCAATCAACAAGGATAAGACGCTTACTACTACGGTTGACACGGAATAAGATGCTAAAACTAGAGATCTAACAATCTTCGCCTTGGAGATGATTAGAATGGTTAGAGAGGCAAGGTACGTAGTTTATGTTTgagaaaagtgattaagaaaggaTTAGAAGCTCGTAACATGCCTTTATATAATTCTCCaattattttaatcaaaaccgcgaaaAATAAATGTAACCGAaccgggcactcggtcgagtacctgatatacttgaccgagtaccaaCAAGCTCGGTTGAGTATTAacactccagaagcaaactccaATCACCCGatgatccactcggtcgagtatccctcactcgaccgagttccctatactcttttttttttggtagaatgtaagAATTCAATTAATAATAATGAGCTATTACAATCTAGTTTATCAACCAAACAACAATTTATAGAGTGCAAAGTGCATCTCTACACAACATATTCAGAAATACATTACTCAACTACTAATGGGATTCCAAATCAACTTCTTTCTAGCCTTGTTCATACTACCAAGACGACCCTGAACCTCATGTTTGACACGAGTTCCAATAATCTCTGGTCGCCACACCACCTGCTGAAACCTGCAATGATTACGAGCCCACCAAATATGGTAGATCAATGCCATCACTACCAGGGAAATAAAAGTCCTCCTATTCTTGTTTTGAGCCTGCCACCAACTCAAAACATTCAACTCAGGAATATCTAAGTTACTCCATTCTTGTACCAGCTGCAGACATTTTTTGCTATAAATACAGAGGAAGAACAAGTGCTCATGGTTTTCATCCTCCACACCACACAAAACACAAGCTGTATCACTGCACTGAAACAACCTGTGAAGTCTATCTATGGTTAGAAGACGATCTTGTACAAATAACCAGCTAATGAACTGATGTTTAGGCATACCAGCAGAAATCCACACTTAACTATGCCAGGTCACAATATTTTCCTCACTTCCAAGCCACTTATAACCTTTAGAGATCCAACAAGTTGCATCTTTTTCTAACCAGTCACGCTGTACGTAACCAGGTAGAAGGGTTTCCTTAACTCTACAAATTCTTTTCCAAGCCCAACTACTACCTTGAGATGGTTTATAATCAGGCCAGGGCAAACCTTTTAAGTAGGTACAATGCACCCACTTAACCCAAAGGTGGTCTTTCTTATCCATCAACCACCAAACATACTTACCCATTGCAGCCACATTCCACCTTCTGATATCACACACTCCCAGACCCCCTTGCTCTTTTGGCAAACATATTTGCTTCCAAGACACAAGAGCATTAGAGTGTGAATTAGCCTCTCCTTTCCATAAAAAGTTCCTGCAAGTTCTCTTTATCTTTGCCATAACACTGGACGGGATTATGTAGATCCTTGCCCAGTAACTATGGAGAGTACCAAGGACACTTTTAATCAAAACTAACCTTCCTGCATAAGATAATTTTTTTGCCCCCAAAGCTCTAATTCTATCCACAATCTTCTCCACCATAATATTGCAATCAAGAGCAGATAACTTCTTAGCAGAAATAGGCACCCCAAGATATTTAAAAAGAAGTTTACCTATCTTTAAGCCTGTAAAATTAGCAAATTTCTCTAGCAGTCCACTCTCCAGACCATTGCCATACACATTAGACTTCAATTTGTTCATATGCAATCCTGAAGCAGCAGTAAATGTGGATATAGCTCTCATCACAGAAATCATAGAATCCCAATCCCCTCTACAAAAGACTAATAAGTCGTCAGCAAAGCAAAGGTGAGTGAGATTCAGTTTCCTGCAGAGTGGATGATGCTTAAAGCCATCCAATTCAGTCAATCTATTCAGAATCCTTGACAAATATTCCAAGCAAATAGTGAACGATAGAGGAGACAGAGGGTCACCCTGTCTTAGACCTCTTTGACCTTGAAAATATCCAAATAACTCTCCATTAAGTGATAGGGAATAATGAGGAGTAGTGGCACACTCCATCAATAGGTTAGTAAAATGAATAGGAAACTTCAGAGCTCTAAGCATATCTTTCAGAAAGGACCATTCTATAGAATCATAGGCTTTTTGCAAGTCTAATTTCATGAGCACTCTAGGAGAACAAATCTTCCTATTATAGAGCTTGGTAAGATCTTGACAAATAAGGATATTCTCCACAATATCTCTATCCTTAATAAAAGCACTCTGGTTGGAACTTATAATGTCAGGAAGAATTAGACTCAATCTGTTACACAACACCTTTGCTATGCATTTGTAAAGAGTATTGCAACAAGCAATTGGTCTAAATTGGCTCACATTCGTAGGAAAATCAGTTTTAGGAATGAGGGTAAGTGTTATACTATTCAGTTGTTTCAAGAGCTTCCCAGACTGGAAAAAATCCTGAATAGCCTTGATCACATCATTCCCAGTCACTGCCCAATTATCTTTAAAGAAATGTGAACTAAATCCATCAGGTCCAGGAGATTTAGTGCTAGGAATGGAAAAGATAGCCAGCTTTATCTCCTCTCCAGTGACTGGCTTATTCAATATAGCAATATGATCAGCAGTGAGCACCTTCCCTTTTCTTACAGTAGGAATATGCACACTCTTCACACTATTGTTTGTCCCCAGTAGCTTCTTATAGTAACTTTCAAAAGCCTCATTAATGTCCTAAACCTGTGTCAGAACCCTACCATCAGAATCCTCAATTTGCACAACCTTATTAGCAGCTCTTCTCTTTTTAATCACATAATGAAAATAAGTTGTATTGTCATCCCCCTCTGCCAACCACTGAGCTTTAGATTTTTGCAGAAGAAAAGATTGCCTAGCCTCCTCTAACTGCCTATAACC
It includes:
- the LOC141590410 gene encoding uncharacterized protein LOC141590410 → MPKHQFISWLFVQDRLLTIDRLHRLFQCSDTACVLCGVEDENHEHLFFLCIYSKKCLQLVQEWSNLDIPELNVLSWWQAQNKNRRTFISLVVMALIYHIWWARNHCRFQQVVWRPEIIGTRVKHEVQGRLGSMNKARKKLIWNPISS